One Podarcis raffonei isolate rPodRaf1 chromosome 3, rPodRaf1.pri, whole genome shotgun sequence genomic region harbors:
- the SLC18B1 gene encoding MFS-type transporter SLC18B1 isoform X1: MGSPEATREFPDNDIPQVATEESRRLSKEQIFILVATASINFSSMICYSILGPFFPREAEKKGASNTVVGLIFGCFALFNFLTSLIMGKYLVQIGAKFMFVAGMFISGVATILFGMLDRAPDGPIFIGLCFVVRAMDAIGFAAAITASFSILAKAFPNNIATVMGSLEIFTGLGLVLGPPLGGFLYQSFGYEVPFIVLGCLVLILVPLNMFLLPKYDSTPSKDSFWKLVVLPKVIFLCLTMFTLSGCLSFLDPTMSLFVLKKFKLPAGYVGLVFLGLALSYSLSSPLLGFLSDKLPYLRKWLMIFGGILTALCYFMLGPAPILHIESKLWLFVLMLVLMGFSLGMSGIPIFPEMLNHAYENGFEEGLSLLGLVSGLFSAVWSLGSFVGPTLGGFLNDKLGFEWAAAIQGGFALISIPSPKPSRHRGRKGSSSAKCNVAGSLPCCQFKATFVRII; the protein is encoded by the exons ATGGGCAGCCCCGAAGCGACGCGCGAGTTTCCAG ACAATGACATACCACAGGTGGCAACTGAAGAATCCCGAAGGCTCTCTAAAGAACAGATATTTATACTGGTAGCTACAGCATCTATCAACTTCAGTTCAATGATTTGCTACTCAATCCTCGGACCTTTTTTCCCAAGAGAG gCAGAAAAGAAAGGTGCCAGTAACACTGTAGTTGGACTCATTTTTGGATGCTTTGCTTTATTCAACTTCTTGACTTCTTTGATCATGGGAAAGTAT CTTGTACAGATTGGTGCAAAGTTTATGTTTGTTGCTGGAATGTTCATCTCGGGAGTTGCCACAATTCTCTTTGG GATGTTGGACAGAGCACCCGATGGGCCGATATTCATAGGGTTGTGTTTTGTAGTTCGAGCCATGGACGCGATTGGCTTTGCCGCAGCCATAACAGCCTCGTTTTCTATTCTAGCAAAGGCTTTCCCCAACAACATTGCTACAGTTATG ggcagCCTTGAAATTTTTACTGGACTGGGACTAGTGTTGGGCCCGCCTCTTGGTGGCTTTTTGTACCAGTCTTTTGGCTATGAAGTCCCTTTCATTGTACTTGGGTGCCTGGTGCTTATCCTGGTGCCGCTGAACATGTTCCTCTTACCAAAATATG ATTCCACTCCTAGCAAAGATTCATTCTGGAAGCTTGTTGTTCTTCCAAAAGTTATTTTCCTCTGTTTAACTATGTTCACACTAAGTGGATGCTTGAGCTTTCTGGATCCTACCATGTCACTATTTGTCTTGAAAAAG TTCAAATTGCCTGCTGGTTATGTGGGATTGGTCTTCTTGGGGCTAGCACTCTCCTATTCCTTATCTTCACCATTGCTTGGTTTTCTCAGTGATAAATTGCCG TACTTAAGGAAGTGGCTAATGATTTTTGGAGGCATCCTGACAGCATTATGCTACTTTATGTTAGGACCAGCTCCCATCTTGCACATCGAAAG CAAACTCTGGCTCTTTGTTCTAATGTTGGTCCTGATGGGTTTTTCCCTTGGAATGAGCGGTATCCCGATATTCCCTGAAATGCTCAATCATGCATA TGAGAATGGCTTTGAGGAAGGATTAAGCTTGTTAGGCCTGGTATCTGGACTCTTCAGCGCAGTATGGTCACTTGG GTCTTTTGTAGGTCCAACATTAGGTGGATTTCTAAACGACAAGCTGGGTTTTGAATGGGCTGCAGCCATACAGGGTGGATTTGCGCTGATAAGT atcccatccccaaaaccttcCAGGCACAGAGGAAGAAAGGGCTCATCTTCTGCCAAGTGCAACGTAGCTGGAAGCCTTCCCTGCTGCCAGTTTAAAGCTACTTTTGTACGGATCATTTAG
- the SLC18B1 gene encoding MFS-type transporter SLC18B1 isoform X2, which translates to MGSPEATREFPDNDIPQVATEESRRLSKEQIFILVATASINFSSMICYSILGPFFPREAEKKGASNTVVGLIFGCFALFNFLTSLIMGKYLVQIGAKFMFVAGMFISGVATILFGMLDRAPDGPIFIGLCFVVRAMDAIGFAAAITASFSILAKAFPNNIATVMGSLEIFTGLGLVLGPPLGGFLYQSFGYEVPFIVLGCLVLILVPLNMFLLPKYDSTPSKDSFWKLVVLPKVIFLCLTMFTLSGCLSFLDPTMSLFVLKKFKLPAGYVGLVFLGLALSYSLSSPLLGFLSDKLPYLRKWLMIFGGILTALCYFMLGPAPILHIESKLWLFVLMLVLMGFSLGMSGIPIFPEMLNHAYENGFEEGLSLLGLVSGLFSAVWSLGSFVGPTLGGFLNDKLGFEWAAAIQGGFALISGLALAIYYIYEALHRRRSHPQNLPGTEEERAHLLPSAT; encoded by the exons ATGGGCAGCCCCGAAGCGACGCGCGAGTTTCCAG ACAATGACATACCACAGGTGGCAACTGAAGAATCCCGAAGGCTCTCTAAAGAACAGATATTTATACTGGTAGCTACAGCATCTATCAACTTCAGTTCAATGATTTGCTACTCAATCCTCGGACCTTTTTTCCCAAGAGAG gCAGAAAAGAAAGGTGCCAGTAACACTGTAGTTGGACTCATTTTTGGATGCTTTGCTTTATTCAACTTCTTGACTTCTTTGATCATGGGAAAGTAT CTTGTACAGATTGGTGCAAAGTTTATGTTTGTTGCTGGAATGTTCATCTCGGGAGTTGCCACAATTCTCTTTGG GATGTTGGACAGAGCACCCGATGGGCCGATATTCATAGGGTTGTGTTTTGTAGTTCGAGCCATGGACGCGATTGGCTTTGCCGCAGCCATAACAGCCTCGTTTTCTATTCTAGCAAAGGCTTTCCCCAACAACATTGCTACAGTTATG ggcagCCTTGAAATTTTTACTGGACTGGGACTAGTGTTGGGCCCGCCTCTTGGTGGCTTTTTGTACCAGTCTTTTGGCTATGAAGTCCCTTTCATTGTACTTGGGTGCCTGGTGCTTATCCTGGTGCCGCTGAACATGTTCCTCTTACCAAAATATG ATTCCACTCCTAGCAAAGATTCATTCTGGAAGCTTGTTGTTCTTCCAAAAGTTATTTTCCTCTGTTTAACTATGTTCACACTAAGTGGATGCTTGAGCTTTCTGGATCCTACCATGTCACTATTTGTCTTGAAAAAG TTCAAATTGCCTGCTGGTTATGTGGGATTGGTCTTCTTGGGGCTAGCACTCTCCTATTCCTTATCTTCACCATTGCTTGGTTTTCTCAGTGATAAATTGCCG TACTTAAGGAAGTGGCTAATGATTTTTGGAGGCATCCTGACAGCATTATGCTACTTTATGTTAGGACCAGCTCCCATCTTGCACATCGAAAG CAAACTCTGGCTCTTTGTTCTAATGTTGGTCCTGATGGGTTTTTCCCTTGGAATGAGCGGTATCCCGATATTCCCTGAAATGCTCAATCATGCATA TGAGAATGGCTTTGAGGAAGGATTAAGCTTGTTAGGCCTGGTATCTGGACTCTTCAGCGCAGTATGGTCACTTGG GTCTTTTGTAGGTCCAACATTAGGTGGATTTCTAAACGACAAGCTGGGTTTTGAATGGGCTGCAGCCATACAGGGTGGATTTGCGCTGATAAGT GGGTTAGCTCTTGCAATATATTATATCTACGAGGCCTTGCACAGAAGAAG atcccatccccaaaaccttcCAGGCACAGAGGAAGAAAGGGCTCATCTTCTGCCAAGTGCAACGTAG